The following coding sequences lie in one Mesorhizobium sp. DCY119 genomic window:
- a CDS encoding XRE family transcriptional regulator, producing the protein MAEQKIFAGPRIRRIRNAKGLTQTAMAEGLGISPSYLNLIERNQRPLTVQLILKLSSVYKVEPEELQGEARGSIASLKEVFSDPLLAGELPGDQELVEIAEGAPNAAAAVIKLFRAYREQAERLSDLSELLAREGRATALSGARLPIDEVHEVFERRPNHFASIEEEAEAFTGVLDPGDDLFGALKAWLRREYGIVVKVLPVATMPNWRRRYDRHSQRLFISERLSPFDQLREVAMEACLIRMSVAVAAEIQSLKLSSDEARRLARFELGRYAAHALMMPYQAFQSAAQRSRYDVDVLRSRFGVSFEQAANRLTMLQRQGASAVPFFMLEVDNAGNRFRKAGAQGFPQSRFGGGCPKLPVHAAFTQPGQIFVEAVEMPDGAEFLCVARTLEGPQGAFNERPRRTALLIGCDIAFKDEIVYGAALPGASGGKAGQIAATPVGPACRLCERTGCLSRAEPPVTRPLGLDEMVTGLSAFDFQ; encoded by the coding sequence ATGGCCGAGCAAAAAATCTTCGCCGGGCCGCGCATCCGCCGCATCCGCAACGCCAAGGGCCTGACCCAGACGGCGATGGCCGAGGGGCTCGGCATCTCGCCATCTTATCTCAACCTGATCGAGCGCAACCAGCGCCCGCTGACGGTGCAGCTGATCCTAAAACTCTCATCCGTCTACAAGGTCGAGCCCGAAGAGCTTCAGGGCGAGGCGAGGGGCTCGATCGCGTCACTCAAGGAGGTGTTTTCCGACCCGCTGCTTGCAGGCGAACTGCCGGGCGACCAGGAGCTGGTCGAGATCGCCGAGGGCGCGCCGAATGCGGCAGCGGCGGTGATAAAGCTGTTCCGCGCCTATCGCGAACAGGCCGAGCGCCTGTCCGATCTTTCGGAGTTGCTGGCGCGAGAGGGCAGGGCGACGGCCCTGTCCGGCGCACGGCTGCCCATCGACGAGGTGCATGAGGTCTTCGAGCGCCGGCCCAACCATTTTGCGTCGATCGAGGAGGAGGCGGAGGCGTTTACTGGCGTTCTCGATCCCGGCGACGACCTGTTCGGGGCGCTGAAGGCATGGCTCCGGCGCGAATACGGCATCGTGGTGAAGGTGCTGCCGGTCGCCACCATGCCCAACTGGCGCCGCCGCTACGATCGCCATTCGCAGCGCCTGTTCATTTCTGAGCGCCTGTCGCCCTTCGACCAGCTGCGCGAGGTGGCGATGGAAGCCTGCCTCATCCGCATGTCGGTGGCGGTAGCCGCCGAGATCCAATCGCTGAAACTGTCATCTGACGAGGCCCGGCGTCTCGCCCGGTTCGAGCTTGGCCGCTATGCGGCGCACGCGCTGATGATGCCCTATCAGGCGTTCCAGTCGGCGGCGCAGCGCTCACGCTATGATGTCGACGTGCTGCGCTCCCGCTTCGGCGTCTCCTTCGAGCAGGCGGCAAACCGGCTGACCATGCTGCAAAGGCAGGGCGCTTCGGCGGTGCCGTTCTTCATGCTCGAAGTCGACAATGCCGGCAACCGCTTCCGCAAGGCCGGCGCGCAAGGCTTTCCGCAAAGCCGCTTCGGCGGCGGCTGTCCGAAACTGCCGGTGCATGCGGCCTTCACCCAGCCGGGGCAGATCTTCGTCGAGGCAGTGGAGATGCCGGACGGCGCAGAGTTCCTGTGCGTTGCCCGCACGCTGGAAGGACCGCAAGGCGCCTTCAACGAGCGCCCGCGCCGCACCGCCTTGCTCATTGGCTGCGACATCGCCTTCAAGGACGAGATCGTCTACGGCGCCGCACTTCCCGGTGCCTCGGGCGGCAAGGCAGGCCAGATCGCCGCTACGCCCGTCGGCCCCGCCTGCCGGCTCTGCGAACGCACCGGCTGCCTCTCACGCGCCGAACCCCCCGTCACCCGCCCGCTCGGCCTTGACGAGATGGTAACCGGCTTGAGCGCCTTCGATTTTCAATGA
- a CDS encoding glutamine synthetase family protein, with protein sequence MMRGKWAPGDALKKAFQDGVNFPMSLHGLDVWGREVSETGLHIETGDKDGYCRATRGSLSIVPWAKRKTAQVLLQTFSPEGEPFMADSRQVLKRKVAEVNAKGFFPVVAFELEFYLLDPEVEWDDGMPAPVGATAGPDRLRMYGLDDLAEHADLFDMIRDAADDQNLPIDTIIKEAAPGQFEVNLKHRADPLRAADDVIMLQRIVIGCARAHGLTATFMAKPFLEYAGNGMHVHASMLDADGRNIFGGAEGRKTLESAVAGLLRTMPESLLLFINTWNGFRRITPGSYAPTRAVWGENNRSVALRIPVSSEENTRLEHRIAGADANPYLVMATLLQGMVEGIENKEVPPPPVQGNAYDDGGLFLPDDMDDALQLMAKSTFVERALGPLMAKVYQDLKRAEILAFWAEITQLERTTYL encoded by the coding sequence ATGATGCGCGGCAAGTGGGCGCCGGGCGACGCGCTCAAGAAAGCTTTCCAGGACGGCGTCAATTTCCCGATGTCGCTGCACGGCCTCGACGTCTGGGGCCGCGAGGTCAGCGAGACCGGCCTGCACATCGAAACCGGCGATAAGGACGGCTACTGCCGTGCCACGCGCGGATCGCTGTCGATCGTGCCATGGGCCAAGCGCAAGACCGCGCAGGTGCTGCTCCAGACGTTTTCGCCCGAGGGCGAACCTTTCATGGCCGATTCCCGCCAGGTGCTGAAGCGCAAGGTGGCCGAGGTCAACGCCAAGGGCTTCTTCCCGGTCGTCGCCTTCGAGCTGGAATTCTATCTCCTCGATCCCGAGGTGGAGTGGGATGACGGCATGCCGGCCCCCGTCGGCGCCACTGCCGGTCCGGACAGGCTGCGCATGTATGGCCTCGACGATCTCGCCGAACATGCCGACCTGTTCGACATGATCCGCGACGCCGCCGACGATCAGAACCTGCCGATCGACACGATCATCAAGGAAGCCGCCCCCGGCCAGTTCGAGGTCAATCTCAAGCACCGGGCCGATCCGCTGAGGGCTGCCGACGACGTCATCATGCTCCAGCGCATCGTCATTGGCTGCGCCCGCGCCCACGGGCTGACGGCCACCTTCATGGCCAAGCCCTTCCTCGAATATGCCGGCAACGGCATGCACGTCCACGCTTCGATGCTGGACGCCGATGGCCGCAACATCTTCGGCGGCGCCGAGGGTCGCAAGACGCTCGAATCGGCCGTCGCAGGTCTCTTGAGGACCATGCCGGAATCGCTTCTGCTGTTCATCAACACCTGGAACGGTTTCAGGCGCATCACGCCGGGTTCCTATGCGCCGACACGCGCGGTCTGGGGCGAGAACAACCGTTCGGTTGCCCTGCGCATCCCGGTTTCGTCGGAAGAGAACACGCGCCTTGAGCATCGCATCGCCGGCGCCGACGCCAACCCCTATCTCGTCATGGCGACGCTGTTGCAGGGCATGGTCGAAGGCATCGAGAACAAGGAAGTGCCGCCGCCGCCCGTCCAGGGCAACGCCTATGACGATGGCGGGCTTTTCCTGCCCGACGACATGGACGATGCGCTGCAGCTGATGGCCAAGAGCACTTTCGTCGAGCGGGCGCTCGGGCCGTTGATGGCCAAGGTCTACCAGGACCTGAAGCGTGCCGAAATCCTGGCCTTCTGGGCCGAGATCACGCAGTTGGAACGCACAACTTATCTGTGA
- a CDS encoding LysR family transcriptional regulator yields the protein MKNLDWNDLKAFIHVARSGGLSAAAVELRSSPATIGRKMLSLEQALARRLFIRRQTGYELTEDGRALLAKAQAMEASARPIEDWLSADMRRPVVRISAGTWIANLLSANFSRLWTPDDPFRIGFKTAEARLDIAHREVEIGVRNRPAEGMNLASRPAGEVAYAPFRARNQPVQGPENWVAITPDDAATPSARWTNAQPNLSIAAWANTPRTLYDLISAGVGTGVLPCFAGDRDPLLERAGEPIAELHHRQWIVMHDDDRHRPEVRKVIERLAALIAAHAPLFAGERPLGGD from the coding sequence ATGAAAAATCTCGACTGGAACGACCTGAAAGCCTTCATCCATGTCGCGCGCAGCGGCGGGCTTTCGGCGGCAGCCGTGGAACTGCGCTCCAGCCCGGCCACGATCGGCCGCAAGATGCTGTCGCTGGAACAGGCGCTCGCGCGGCGCCTCTTCATCCGCCGCCAGACCGGCTATGAACTCACCGAAGACGGTCGTGCGCTGCTTGCCAAGGCGCAGGCGATGGAGGCGAGCGCCCGCCCCATCGAGGACTGGCTTTCAGCCGACATGCGACGCCCCGTGGTGCGGATATCGGCGGGCACCTGGATCGCCAATCTGCTGTCGGCCAATTTCTCGCGGCTGTGGACGCCCGACGATCCCTTCCGCATCGGCTTCAAGACGGCGGAAGCGCGGCTCGACATCGCCCATCGCGAGGTCGAGATCGGCGTTCGCAACCGACCGGCCGAGGGCATGAACCTGGCGTCGCGGCCGGCGGGCGAAGTCGCCTATGCGCCCTTCCGGGCACGCAACCAGCCGGTGCAGGGACCGGAAAACTGGGTGGCGATCACGCCCGACGACGCGGCCACGCCGTCGGCCCGCTGGACGAATGCGCAACCGAACCTGTCGATTGCCGCCTGGGCAAACACGCCACGCACGCTCTACGATCTCATCAGTGCCGGCGTCGGCACCGGCGTGTTGCCGTGCTTTGCCGGCGACCGCGACCCGCTGCTAGAGCGCGCCGGCGAGCCGATCGCTGAACTGCATCACAGGCAGTGGATCGTCATGCATGACGACGACCGCCATCGCCCGGAAGTGCGAAAAGTCATCGAGCGCTTGGCCGCGCTGATCGCTGCGCATGCGCCGCTGTTTGCCGGCGAGCGGCCCCTGGGAGGCGACTGA
- a CDS encoding MFS transporter: MNAQLPIETASSRHPHRARNITLLLAATLTIMSGATISPSLPAIQAHFAGSDNVEILTRLVLTLPALFIVICAPFAGGLADRFGRRPLLMAGAVLYGIGGMSGLLADSLLGLLIGRAALGIAVAGVMTTVTALVGDYFTGPARDRFMGLQSAFVGIGGLVFLTGGGFLAELHWRAPFAVYGLSLLLIPAILAFINEPNHARSTTVVAGAVGTTAWLAIAAVYFASVLNSVAYYLIPTQLPFYLNTMGIGSPTLAGFAIGLGNIVSAGVSLFYAPLRARLGVTGIFGLAFGLMATGYALLGLADSLPTVLASAGVIGLGLGMMMPNIAAAAMTAAAPEMRGRVAGGMTASVFAGHFISPFVSQPMIAAFGFERTYLCAGAAVGAVAIFAASMAIFRAARVPAAG; encoded by the coding sequence ATGAATGCGCAACTGCCGATCGAGACGGCATCAAGCCGCCACCCGCACCGCGCCCGCAACATCACGCTGCTGCTGGCGGCGACGCTGACCATCATGTCGGGCGCGACGATCTCGCCTTCCCTGCCGGCCATCCAAGCGCATTTCGCCGGCAGCGACAATGTCGAGATCCTGACCCGGCTGGTGCTGACGCTGCCGGCGCTTTTCATCGTCATCTGCGCGCCCTTCGCCGGTGGCCTTGCCGACCGCTTCGGCCGCCGGCCGTTGCTGATGGCGGGTGCTGTTCTCTACGGGATAGGTGGCATGTCGGGCCTGCTGGCGGATTCGCTTCTCGGCCTGCTGATCGGACGCGCCGCACTCGGCATTGCCGTGGCCGGCGTCATGACGACAGTCACGGCGCTCGTCGGGGACTATTTCACCGGCCCGGCGCGCGATCGTTTCATGGGGTTGCAGTCGGCTTTCGTCGGCATAGGAGGCCTGGTCTTCCTGACCGGCGGCGGCTTTCTGGCCGAATTGCATTGGCGAGCACCATTTGCCGTCTATGGCCTTTCGCTCCTGCTGATCCCGGCCATATTGGCCTTCATCAACGAACCCAATCATGCCCGCAGCACGACCGTGGTCGCCGGAGCCGTGGGCACGACGGCATGGCTTGCCATTGCCGCGGTGTACTTCGCTTCCGTTCTCAACAGCGTCGCCTACTATCTGATACCGACGCAACTTCCCTTCTACCTCAATACCATGGGCATTGGTTCGCCCACGCTGGCGGGGTTCGCCATCGGGCTGGGCAACATCGTCAGCGCTGGCGTCTCGCTGTTCTATGCTCCCTTGCGCGCAAGACTGGGCGTGACCGGTATCTTCGGCCTCGCTTTCGGCCTGATGGCGACCGGCTATGCGCTTCTGGGACTGGCAGATTCGCTACCCACTGTGCTTGCGAGCGCGGGCGTCATCGGGCTCGGACTCGGCATGATGATGCCGAACATCGCAGCAGCCGCCATGACCGCAGCCGCACCGGAGATGAGAGGACGCGTTGCCGGCGGCATGACGGCCAGCGTCTTCGCCGGCCATTTCATCTCGCCCTTCGTCAGCCAGCCGATGATCGCGGCATTCGGCTTCGAGCGGACCTACCTCTGTGCAGGCGCTGCTGTCGGTGCCGTCGCGATCTTCGCCGCCAGCATGGCGATATTTCGGGCTGCGCGCGTCCCGGCGGCGGGTTGA
- a CDS encoding response regulator: protein MIKSRSDSSRRPGTGPTDQSPAVFTVDLNKVLVVGKSQINRIVVSKIVERSGLRPISEDPETALRTLQTMVPGTVVLDGGVDNTDCQALMGQLVTLRRLSGTEAPCVILLSTRIMDADDLSALTAIDAAVAKPITPELLQPVVDRLLDRLRG, encoded by the coding sequence ATGATCAAGTCACGTAGCGACAGCAGCCGTCGCCCGGGCACCGGCCCGACTGACCAGAGTCCCGCTGTATTCACGGTCGATCTGAACAAGGTTCTGGTCGTCGGCAAATCGCAGATCAACCGCATCGTGGTTTCCAAGATCGTCGAGAGATCCGGGCTCAGGCCGATTTCGGAAGATCCGGAGACAGCACTCAGGACGCTGCAGACGATGGTGCCGGGCACGGTCGTGCTCGACGGCGGCGTCGACAATACTGACTGCCAGGCGCTGATGGGCCAACTGGTGACCCTGCGGCGCCTGTCGGGAACGGAAGCGCCCTGCGTGATCCTGCTCTCGACGCGGATCATGGATGCCGACGATCTGTCGGCGCTGACGGCGATCGATGCCGCCGTCGCCAAGCCGATCACGCCCGAACTGCTCCAGCCGGTGGTCGATCGGCTGCTGGACCGCTTGCGCGGTTAA
- the aceA gene encoding isocitrate lyase, producing the protein MTDFYNLVPSAPEGRFEGIERPYTAETVKKLRGSVQIKHSLAEMGANRLWQLIHEEGFVNALGALSGNQAMQMVRAGLKAIYLSGWQVAADANTASAMYPDQSLYPANAAPELAKRINKTLQRADQIETSEGKGLSVDTWFAPIVADAEAGFGGPLNAFEIMKAFIEAGAAGVHYEDQLASEKKCGHLGGKVLIPTAAHIRNLNAARLAADVMGTPTLVIARTDAEAAKLLTSDIDERDQPFVDYDAGRTVEGFYNVKNGIEPCIARAVAYAPHCDLIWCETSKPDLAQAKKFAEGVRKHHPNKLLAYNCSPSFNWKKHLDDATIAKFQRELGAMGYKFQFITLAGFHQLNHGMFELARGYKDRQMAAYSELQEAEFASEANGYTATKHQREVGTGYFDAVSMAITGGQSSTTAMKESTEHDQFRPAAE; encoded by the coding sequence ATGACCGATTTTTACAATCTCGTCCCATCCGCGCCGGAAGGCCGTTTCGAAGGCATCGAGCGGCCCTACACCGCCGAGACGGTCAAGAAGCTGCGCGGCTCCGTGCAGATCAAGCACAGCCTGGCCGAAATGGGCGCCAACCGCCTGTGGCAGTTGATCCATGAAGAAGGCTTCGTCAACGCGCTGGGTGCGCTCTCCGGCAACCAGGCGATGCAGATGGTGCGCGCCGGGCTGAAGGCGATCTATCTGTCGGGCTGGCAGGTCGCAGCCGACGCCAACACGGCGTCCGCCATGTATCCCGACCAGTCGCTCTACCCGGCCAATGCTGCGCCCGAGCTTGCCAAGCGCATCAACAAGACGCTGCAGCGCGCCGACCAGATCGAAACCTCGGAAGGCAAGGGCCTGTCGGTCGACACATGGTTCGCGCCGATCGTGGCCGATGCGGAAGCCGGCTTCGGCGGTCCGCTCAACGCTTTCGAGATCATGAAGGCCTTCATCGAGGCGGGCGCTGCAGGCGTCCACTATGAAGACCAGCTCGCTTCGGAAAAGAAGTGCGGCCATCTCGGCGGCAAGGTTCTGATTCCGACTGCAGCCCACATCCGCAACCTCAATGCGGCCCGCCTTGCCGCCGACGTGATGGGCACGCCGACGCTGGTGATCGCACGCACCGACGCGGAAGCCGCCAAGCTGCTGACGTCCGACATCGACGAGCGCGACCAGCCTTTCGTCGACTACGACGCCGGCCGCACGGTCGAAGGCTTCTACAACGTCAAGAACGGCATCGAGCCCTGCATTGCGCGCGCCGTTGCCTATGCCCCGCATTGCGACCTGATCTGGTGCGAGACCTCCAAGCCGGATCTGGCGCAGGCGAAGAAGTTTGCCGAGGGCGTGCGCAAGCATCACCCGAACAAGCTTCTCGCCTATAATTGCTCGCCTTCCTTCAACTGGAAGAAGCATCTGGACGATGCCACTATCGCCAAGTTCCAGCGCGAGCTGGGCGCCATGGGCTACAAGTTCCAGTTCATCACGCTGGCTGGGTTCCATCAGCTCAACCACGGCATGTTCGAGCTGGCGCGCGGCTACAAGGATCGCCAGATGGCGGCCTATTCGGAGTTGCAGGAAGCCGAGTTCGCTTCGGAAGCCAACGGCTACACCGCGACCAAGCACCAGCGCGAAGTCGGCACCGGCTATTTCGACGCGGTGTCGATGGCGATCACCGGCGGCCAGTCGTCGACCACGGCGATGAAGGAATCGACCGAGCACGACCAGTTCCGCCCGGCGGCAGAGTAA
- a CDS encoding NAD(P)H-dependent oxidoreductase — protein sequence MPQKTKLGLIYGSAREGRFCDTMVNWVAAEIVNDGRFVANSIDPRDLDKSRAEIGHRFDEADAFLIVTPEYNHGYTGALKSLIDAYNQQWQIKPIAFVSYGGVSGGLRAVEQLRLVFAELHAVGIRDTVSFANPWNRFDSAGALVEPKDAQRAMTTLLARLHWWAVTLRDARATSSYFEVAA from the coding sequence ATGCCCCAGAAAACAAAGCTCGGCCTGATCTATGGCAGCGCCCGAGAAGGCCGCTTTTGCGACACCATGGTCAATTGGGTGGCAGCCGAGATTGTCAACGACGGGCGGTTCGTTGCGAATTCCATCGACCCGCGAGACCTCGACAAAAGCCGGGCGGAGATCGGGCACCGCTTCGACGAGGCAGACGCCTTCCTGATCGTCACGCCCGAATACAATCACGGCTACACCGGCGCCCTGAAATCGCTGATCGACGCCTACAATCAGCAATGGCAGATTAAGCCCATCGCCTTCGTCTCCTATGGCGGCGTTTCGGGCGGGTTGCGGGCGGTCGAGCAGCTTCGGCTGGTCTTCGCCGAGCTTCATGCCGTCGGCATCCGCGACACGGTAAGCTTCGCCAACCCCTGGAACAGATTCGACAGCGCCGGGGCGCTGGTCGAACCGAAGGACGCGCAGCGGGCGATGACAACGCTGCTCGCCCGCCTCCACTGGTGGGCCGTGACGCTGCGCGATGCGCGCGCCACCTCATCTTACTTCGAGGTGGCAGCATGA
- a CDS encoding DMT family transporter: protein MTETAVSHAGSYISRREERIGMLLVFLSALMWSFGGAIARFVEVDDSWTVVFWRSFWAAVFLLGFMAWRDGLRGTLKLFRGMGLPGLAVALCFAVASTCFVVALAYTTVANILLMQAGVPLFAALIAWLVFRERVSGPTWIAIAAVICGVAIMVSESFNGQVSPIGDGLALLIAMVFSIATVITRRFAHVRMTPATCLGTILAGIFAATQVEAFVVSPRDMGFLFAFGALNLGLGLAFFATGARLVPAAIAALLGCFEPILGPIWVWLIHGEVPSARTIVGGAVVFTALLVHIGLEFRRQSRPVRPGVTGMPSPH, encoded by the coding sequence ATGACAGAAACCGCCGTTTCACACGCAGGCTCTTACATCTCCCGGCGCGAGGAGCGCATCGGCATGCTGCTGGTGTTCCTGTCGGCGCTGATGTGGAGCTTTGGTGGCGCGATCGCCCGCTTCGTCGAGGTTGACGATAGCTGGACGGTCGTATTCTGGCGCTCGTTCTGGGCCGCCGTCTTCCTGCTCGGCTTCATGGCCTGGCGCGATGGCCTGCGCGGCACGCTGAAGCTGTTCCGGGGAATGGGCCTGCCTGGCCTTGCGGTGGCGCTTTGCTTTGCGGTGGCCTCCACCTGTTTCGTCGTGGCGCTTGCCTACACCACGGTTGCCAACATCCTTCTCATGCAGGCCGGTGTGCCGCTGTTTGCGGCGCTGATCGCCTGGCTGGTGTTCCGCGAACGTGTCAGCGGGCCGACCTGGATAGCGATTGCCGCCGTGATCTGCGGCGTCGCCATCATGGTCTCGGAATCCTTCAACGGGCAGGTATCGCCAATCGGCGACGGTCTTGCGCTGCTGATTGCCATGGTGTTTTCGATCGCCACCGTCATCACCCGCCGCTTCGCCCATGTGCGCATGACGCCGGCAACATGCCTGGGCACGATTCTCGCCGGCATATTCGCCGCCACGCAGGTCGAAGCCTTTGTCGTGTCGCCGCGCGACATGGGGTTCCTGTTTGCCTTCGGCGCGCTCAATCTCGGGCTCGGGCTTGCCTTCTTCGCCACCGGCGCGCGGCTGGTTCCGGCTGCCATCGCAGCCCTTCTCGGCTGTTTTGAGCCGATCCTCGGACCCATCTGGGTCTGGCTTATCCATGGCGAAGTACCATCGGCCCGCACCATCGTCGGCGGTGCGGTGGTGTTCACGGCCCTGCTGGTTCACATCGGGCTGGAGTTCCGGCGCCAGTCGCGTCCGGTGAGGCCGGGCGTCACAGGCATGCCGTCTCCCCATTGA
- a CDS encoding type II toxin-antitoxin system ParD family antitoxin, protein MNISLTKELEEYVSSQVRSGHYSSASEVVREALRGHLREKAERDLQSRIAQARADVAAGAVTEATPEFFERARQRIRKGSGAKPA, encoded by the coding sequence ATGAACATCTCGCTGACCAAGGAACTGGAGGAGTACGTCTCCTCCCAAGTGCGCTCCGGCCACTATTCGTCTGCCAGCGAGGTTGTTCGCGAGGCGCTGCGCGGCCATTTGCGCGAGAAGGCGGAACGCGATTTGCAGAGCCGCATCGCCCAAGCTCGTGCCGACGTGGCGGCAGGCGCGGTGACCGAGGCGACGCCGGAGTTTTTTGAACGCGCGCGCCAGCGTATTCGTAAGGGCTCCGGGGCGAAGCCGGCCTGA
- a CDS encoding polyamine ABC transporter substrate-binding protein gives MIRKALWLTATTTFAAVLTFSANAQERVVNVYNWSDYIDDSIIADFTKETGIKVVYDVFDSNEILETKLLAGGSGYDVVVPTANFLARQITAGVFQKLDKSKLPNLSNMWDVVSERTAKYDPGNEYSINYMWGTVGIGYNKKKVEEALGTDKVDTWETVFNPEKLAKLKDCGVYMLDSPTDMVPTVLKYLGLDTESTNPDDLAKVEETLLKVRPFVRKFHSSEYINALANGDICLAVGWSGDVFQARDRAAEAKQGVEVAYVVPQEGAEMWFDQMAIPADAKHVEEAHEFLNYIMKPEVIAKATNFVYFANGNKASQEFIEKDITSDPAIYPDEAMLAKLFTVSPYDPKSQRNITRLWTKVVTGQ, from the coding sequence ATGATACGCAAAGCGCTTTGGCTCACCGCCACGACGACTTTCGCAGCGGTTTTGACATTCTCGGCCAACGCGCAGGAGCGCGTCGTCAATGTCTACAACTGGTCGGATTACATCGACGATTCGATCATTGCCGACTTCACCAAGGAAACCGGCATCAAGGTTGTCTACGACGTCTTCGATTCCAACGAAATCCTCGAAACCAAGCTGCTGGCCGGCGGCAGCGGCTACGATGTCGTGGTGCCGACCGCAAACTTCCTTGCGCGCCAGATCACGGCGGGTGTCTTCCAGAAGCTCGACAAGTCGAAGCTGCCTAACCTCTCCAACATGTGGGACGTGGTTTCGGAGCGCACCGCCAAATACGATCCCGGCAACGAATACTCCATCAACTACATGTGGGGCACCGTCGGCATCGGCTACAACAAGAAGAAGGTCGAGGAAGCGCTCGGCACCGACAAGGTCGATACCTGGGAAACGGTCTTCAACCCGGAGAAGCTCGCGAAGCTCAAGGATTGCGGCGTCTACATGCTCGATTCACCGACGGATATGGTCCCGACCGTTCTCAAATATCTCGGCCTCGATACTGAATCGACCAATCCCGACGATCTCGCCAAGGTCGAGGAGACCTTGCTGAAAGTACGGCCTTTCGTCCGCAAGTTCCATTCGTCCGAATACATCAACGCGCTCGCCAACGGCGACATCTGCCTCGCTGTCGGCTGGTCCGGCGACGTGTTCCAGGCACGCGACCGTGCTGCCGAAGCCAAACAGGGCGTGGAAGTCGCCTATGTCGTGCCGCAGGAAGGCGCGGAAATGTGGTTCGACCAGATGGCGATCCCGGCTGATGCCAAGCATGTCGAGGAAGCGCATGAGTTCCTCAACTACATCATGAAGCCGGAAGTGATCGCGAAGGCGACGAACTTCGTTTACTTCGCCAACGGCAACAAGGCTTCGCAGGAGTTCATCGAAAAGGACATCACCAGCGATCCGGCGATCTACCCGGACGAGGCGATGCTGGCCAAGCTGTTCACCGTCTCGCCCTACGATCCGAAGTCACAGCGCAACATCACGCGCCTTTGGACCAAGGTCGTCACCGGCCAGTAA
- a CDS encoding type II toxin-antitoxin system RelE/ParE family toxin, which yields MTYRVYFSRAAEDDFLSIIDFIAADNPDRALSFVDDLQKRAVEQLAAFPNSGRAYGSFRYLVLDNYVIAYDVDKTGRAVHVLLVSEGHRLWRELLDERG from the coding sequence ATGACCTATCGGGTCTATTTCTCCCGGGCAGCCGAAGACGATTTTCTCTCCATCATAGATTTCATCGCCGCCGATAATCCAGATCGGGCGCTGTCCTTCGTCGACGATCTGCAAAAGCGAGCCGTTGAGCAACTCGCAGCATTCCCCAATAGCGGTCGTGCCTATGGTTCCTTCCGCTATCTGGTGCTCGACAACTACGTCATCGCCTATGATGTCGATAAGACGGGCAGGGCCGTTCATGTCCTGCTGGTGTCGGAAGGACATCGCCTTTGGCGGGAATTGCTTGACGAGCGGGGCTGA